The DNA region CCCCGGGTAAGTACGCTGGCAGCGCGTGTCTCGGCCGGGCGCAGCCATACCTGGCCTCGGCGAGGCCTTCCTTGCGCCCATGCTCGGTGCACGGAGGGAGCCAGGGCGCTGTCGGGCGCCTGAGTCCGCGCGATAGGCGGCGTCACAAGCGCCCCACTTCGCTTTAGAGCAGCGGTTTCACGATTTCCTCGAGCTCTGCGCGACTCGTCATCCCCACGATCCGCGACCTGATTGTCCCAGACCTGTCCACGATGACGGTGGTCGGTATCGCCTCGACTTCATATGCGTTTGCGACGTCTCCTGAGAAGTCGCAGACGATGGGGAAATCCATCTGAGCGTCCTTTGCGAAATCTCTCACGTGGTCCTCTGGCTCTCGAAGGTTCACCGCCAGCACAACGACTCCCTTGTCTTTGAAATCATCGTGGAAGCCAACAAGGTCTGGAATCTCCTCCCTGCACGGCGGGCACCATGTGGCCCAGAAATTCACGACTGCCACGGCCTTGTCCCGGTAACTTGCGAGAGAGACTTCGGTTCCATCGAGAGCCCTGAGTGTGAAGTTGGGCGCGAGCCCACCCTCTCCCGTCGACGGCGAAGGCCCTATCCCCGTGCCCTGCGGCCGGTTGGTGACTACGTACCCGACGGTGCCAGTGATAAGGAGAATACCGATGAGCAGGAGCATTCTTTTCGTTCGCAATTGTCCCCCTCCCTTGAAAGTTTCTGAGGCGTCTCGGCTCCATCATAATACCCCATAGGGTATATTGCAATGCGTTCTTCTAGCTCCGTGCCGCAACCGCACACCGGACTCACCCTGTGCCCAGAGATGCAAAGAGCGCACGGAAACCCCGTGCGCTCCACACCGCCGAATCGGGGCGGGTCAAGGCTGGGGAATCGCGAGCCCTGGAACCCCGTGATCGGAGACCTTGACATCCGGATAGGTGTCCTTGATGATCTCCGTTATCGTCCGGATGGACCTGATCTTCAGCCTCGCGAGGTCCGCGAGAGCGGCCTCGGACGCGCCCCACGGCGCGTACATTCCCACGCTCGTGCCGCTCTCCATCTTGAAATAGCACGGCGCGGCGACCCTGGCTATCTCAGGGGTCTCATAGAACCTGTTCATGCCACCCCAGGTATCGAATATCTGAACGTGGACGTCCATGGGAATATCGATGACCTTCCTCATCGCGGCCAAGGCGGCAAGGGAGCTGTCAGCAATTGGGTTGAAGGTACCCGCCCCAAGGCCCTGCAACAGCCTTGCCCCTGCGGCGTTGGCATGACCGGCGAATATCGACACTTTGAACGTCACGTCCTGAGGTAGATCGCCGTTCTTCTTCATCTCGTTCAGCACCATGAGAACGCCCTCATCCCACACCAGGAACCCGCGGAACCCTATGTCCACGGCACGCATCACGTCGTACACGAAGTGCGCGACCATATCGCAGCCTCGCAGTCGCATGCCGCAGACGGCCCCTTCAGGGGTGGCGATCTGCCTCCCTGAATACCACGTCGGCCTCGGCCCGGGAGTGAGGATGACCTCGATCCTCTCGTCGTGGGCCACCCTTGCGAACTCAGCAAGCTCATCGCGAGTAGCCCAAGTCGCCCCCCGTACCACTGATATGGCTCTGTGGAACGGAACCCTTTGCTTCTTGGCCTCATCAACACAAGCTCTGAGGACCGCCGTGGTCTCGATACCCGAGACTTCCACGCGCCAGTGCGCCCCGTCGGGGAACCTCTTCGTCGAACTCGGCAGTTCTGCCAAGTCGCGGCCTGGAATGCCAGCCCGCTCCAGAGCTTCGCGCACGCTCCTCATATCCAAGTGGCAACACCTCCGTGCAGCACATGTCCCTCCGGACTCCTCCGCCCGCCTGAGCGTTCGCCGGCTGTCGGCTGTCACCGGTTGTCAAGGGACTTCAAGAACTCCGCAAGCTTGTCCGGCTCACCCTCTTTCATCTTGTACGTGTGCTTCTCCTCGGGGAACTTGAGCTCCCTCACATCGCGTACGTATTCGCTTATGGCGGCGGTGATGACCTCAGCCAGGTTGGCGTACTTCTTCACGAATTTGGGCGTGAACGCTTCGACGAGCCCCAACATGTCCCCGTTGATGAGGAGCTGGCCGTCGCACTGCAGCCCCGCGCCGATTCCCAGGACCGGTATGCTGAGCCGCTTCGTTATCGCCTCGCCCACCTCTGGTGGGATCGCCTCCAGAAGCAGGGCGAACGCTCCGGCCTCTTGAATCGCCATGGCATCCAGGACAAGCTCGCGGGCAGCCTCCGCGGTGCGCCCTTGCGCCTTGAACCCACCGAGCTGACCGGAGCTCTGAGGAGTAAGACCTATGTGCCCCATGACCGGAATGCCCGCGTCAACGATGGCCTTTATCTGGCTTATGACCCTCCTGCCGCCTTCCAGCTTTATGGCGTCCATCTGGGCTTCCTTGAGGAATCGGCCGGCGTTCTCGACGGCTTTCTCAACTGAAGACTGGTAAGACATAAAGGGCATGTCGCCGATGACGAAGGTGTTTGGAGCACCCCTTCTCACGGCCCGGCTGTGGATGATCATTTCATCCATGGTGACAGGGATCGTCCCGGGAAGCCCGTACACTACCATACCGAGAGAGTCCCCCACGAGGAGCATGTCGATGCCCGCCTTCTCGGCGAACGACGCAATGGGAAAGTCATACGCGGTAAGGAAAGTGATCTTCTCCCCTTTGCGCTTCATGTCCACGAAATCGAGAACCGTCTTCTTCGCCAAGCCCAGCCCCCTCCTTCTGTCACTTGCTTGACAGCGACACGCGCTTTCCCAGACTTCACCAGACCAGCTTGACATCGTCGAGCAGGGTGGTCCACGCCCACCCCGAGCACTCGAACCTTAACGACTTCAGGACCACTGGCCTTGGGACCAGCACGCTCAGGTTGTATGACCTGGATGTCCACCTCCCGAGCTCCACGAACTCGGCAAAGCTGTCTATACCCCCCTCCGATGGCAGGTGGAAGTAGTATGCTTTCACGAATGAATGCTCGACGCGGTTCCGATCGAGGTACGTCAGGATCACTTTCAAGGGATAGGTGGAGGCGGTCGTGTACTCCTTCAGCGTATAGTCATCGAGGCGAAGGTCGAAGGACAGGAACACCAACCCCGACGCTGGCACCTCCGCGTCGATCCTCTGCTCGATCGCGCACGACCCCATCTCGAACGTGGGAGGCCGCGTGATCCTGAGAACGTGCTCACGCTGACCGTCAGCCACCACAGACCAGGACGCCGCCCGCGACCCCGCTGCCTCGCTGTGGCTCCATGACCAACCGGCAAGACCACCTGCCGCAAACCCGCCGTTCGCCGGAACTGCCACGGGCGCAGGGGGGCTCTTCGTCGTCGTGAAAGACCACGAGTAGTCCTGTCCCATCTCAGTGCCCTGAGAGTCTCTCGCGCTCCCGCTCACCGTGATCCTGTAGGTCGTGGAGTACCTCAGAGGTTTCGCCGGGATCACGACCATGATCGTCTTGTTGTTCAGGAATTGCCAGCTCGCCGGGAATGCGAGTTCCGGCGCGGGCGAGATCGTAACTGCCCTCATGGCGGAGGCTTCATCCATACTCTCGCTGAATACTATGTGAATCGCCGTGTCCACGGGGACGTGCTGCATGCCGTCTGACGGATAAACCTGCACGACCCTGGGGGCCTTGGACTGAGGATCGCTGTCCCCCGCAAGCGTGATCTCGTTCGTCGTCAACGTCCAGACCAACGCCAGCACAAGAGCAACCGCTGCTGAGAATCTAACGGACTTCGGCATCACGTCGCCTCCTCGTCTCCCACCTGCCTGAACGCCCCTTGGCCACAGGTTCGACACGTCACGCACCTAGGCTGAGGAACCGGGACCCGTGCCCGGCCGTGCCGCTTTCGTGCCTGACTCCTCCAACATCGATGGGATTCGCTATCGAAGAGGGATCTCCTCCTCTGCGCGCTTCCCGCCGCTCCACCACGACGCCGAGTGCCGCACTCAAACCTTGGCGGCCACGCGGTCACCAATGGCACGAAGCCAATTCCGTTCCGTCATCAATGTGAAGGATGCGCACCGTACGGTCATCGACAACGGCAACCGTGCCGCGTCTGTCCCCCGTCTTCGGGAGAGCCGGACTTCCCGGGTTGAGGATCAATCCGCCCTCCTCCCCGGCAGGCCTCTCGATTACAGGCACATGGGTATGCCCCGTCACCACCAGGTCTGCTCGATAGCGTCGCATGAGACTGACCATGTCTGCGCCGGATGCAAGATGCCCGTGGTGTACCAGGATGTACCTGTGCTCGACCACGACCAGGGCGTAAGGAGCTTGGATCGGCACGTCCAGCACGAGCTGATCGATGTCGGCGTCGCAATTGCCCCTAGCGACGACCAACCGGCCTTCATATGCGTTGATGGCTTCAGCCAGACTCTTCGCATCGTGGCCCTGGGGAAGGGGATTCCTCGGGCCGTGGTACAGCACGTCCCCCGCGTGAAGCAGGACGTCGACCTTCCCGATCACAGCGAGGGCCCTTTCCCACGCCGTGAGGGAACCATGCGTATCGCTTATCACTCCAAGCCTCACAGCAAGACACCTCCCGCGCACGAGCCGAGTGGCCTCGCTCGCTTCCACGCGTCTCCAAGCCTTGCCCCAAGCTCATGAGGCCTCCCCCGCACACAGGGGTCGGACTCATCCCAAGCTCGCAAAGCGCCTTGGCGTGGAGGAGACAGAGCGGCCCGAGCGCATCTCACAAGACTCTCGATGCGGCGACCCTGACGAGCGCGCCGTCATACTTCAGGAGGTCAGCCGCATGTTGCCAGGGCAGGAAACAGGCGGCGGTGATGCCCTCTTCCCATTGGGGCGTCGGTTGCACGTCACCGGCCAAGCCGTCGCCTCCCGTCGGAGTCGTCTCACGCCCAAGGAACCAATAGACGACCTTGTCAACGGGCTCGCCTGTTCCTTCCGAGGCGTAGGTGTACTCGCTCGTGCCGGCGGACCCCAGGATCTCGGCGCGAACCCCCGTTTCCTCTTCCACCTCGCGCAGGGCTGCGACTTCGGGCGTCTCTCCCGGCTCGACCCTCCCTTTCGGGAGCACCCATTCACCGAAACGATTCTTGATGACGAGCACCCGGTCGCCTCTGAAGACGACCACTCCCGCGCTCACCTCGTGTTTCCTTCCAAGCTCACTCATGCTCAGCTCCCGCTCCTTGCGGACAGCTCGATGGCTCCCGAGCGCCCTCTCTGGTTCTCGCGCCTCGTTGCTTGCGCTCCACGCTTATCACAACGTCATGACCGTTGACATCCCACTCCCGAGTCAGCTCTCCACAAGTCCTCGCGGCCGCGACTTCCCCTCCGAACTCGAGTTCCTCCGATAGGGTCTCCTCCATCAAGTAGTCGCGATGGACCTCGCATGCTTCGCGAACATCCGCGTCGGCCCAGAATACGGTGCGGATTCGGTCCTCGATGTTGAAATCAGCCTCCTTCCGCGTCGTTTGGATCTTGTTCACCATCTCGCGCGCGAGTCCTTCCATGACGAGGTCGCGGGTAAGCTCGGTGTTGAGGGCGACCGCAACACCGCCCTCGGATTCCACCGCGTAGCCTTCCTTCTCCACGGTCTCAACGCTGACCTCGTCGCGCGTCACGGTAACCCGCGAGCCCCCCGCGCACACTTGGATCTCGCCGCGCCGTTCCATGGCGTCCACGACTTCTTCAGGATCCATGCTGGAGAGAGCAGACACGATTTCCTTGACGAGCCTCCCATGCTTCGGGCCGAGGAGATCGTACCTCGGCTTGACCTTGAAAGACACGAACTTGCGAGTGTCGCTCGCCGCCCGTACAGCCTTCACGTTCAGCTCATCCCTTATGATGTCCTCCAGCGCGGCGACTGCCCGCGCGCCGACGGGATCTCCAGCGACCACCGCCATCTCGGAGAGCGGCTGACGGTTCTTTATGTTCACTTTATTCCGTGCCGCCCTGCCGAGGGTGACAATCTTCCGGGCAAAGTCCATGTCTCGCTCGAGCTCGGGATCAACGAACGCCGGGTCGCACTCCGGGTAGTCGCATAGGTGAACGCTCTCCGGGGCGCCTCTCCCCCGCTCTCCTTCGAGGTTCCTATAGATCTCCTCCGCTACGAACGGCGTGAACGGCGCGAGGAGCTTCGCCACCCCCACCAACATCTCGTGGAGGGTAAGGTACGCCGCAACTTTGTCGTCGTCCATCTCCGGCCCCCAATAACGCCTCCTCGATCGTCGCACGTACCAGTTGCTCAGGTCGTCTACGAACTCCTCAATCGCCCGCGCCGCGCTGGTGATGTTGTATGCATCAAGCTCGCTCCGGACTTTCCTCGCAAGGACGTTGAACCTTGATATTACCCATTTGTCCAGGAGAGAGCGCCGCTCCACGGCCAGCTCGTGCTGAGCAGGATCGAACCCGTCGACGTTCGCGTACAGGACGTAGAACGAGTACACGTTCCGAAGCGTGGAGAGGAACCTCCGCTGGGACTCGCCCACCGCGTCCATGTAGAACCGCGTGGGGTTCCACGGCGGGTTGACAGTGTACAGATACCACCTGAACGCGTCGGCGCCATAGGTGTCGAATACCTCCCAGGTATCAACCACGTTCCCCTTCCTCTTGCTCATCTTTTGGCCCTCTGAGTCCAGGATGTGACCGAGCACCAAGACGTTCCGGTACGGCGGCCTCTCGAAGAGCAGGGTGGATATGACGAGCAGCGTGTAGAACCAGCCGCGAGTCTGGTCGATTGCCTCGCATATGAAGTCCGCCGGGAAGTGCCTCTCGAACTCCTCCTTGTTCTCGAAGGGATAGTGCCACTGCGCGAACGGCATCGAGCCCGAGTCGAACCACGCATCGATCACCTCTCGCGTCCGCCTCATCGTCCCATTGCACTCGGGGCATCTGAGCTCGACTTGGTCGATGTACGGCCTGTGCAGCTCGAGCCTCTCGGGCAGAAGCGTGGCCATCTCCTTCAGCTCGGCCACACTTCCGACACAGTGCTGCTTGCCGCAACGTTCACATATCCAGATCGGAAGCGGAGTGCCCCAGTACCGTTCGCGGCTTACGGCCCAGTCTATCACGTTCTCCAGGAAATTGCCCATCCGTCCGTCCTTGACGTACTCTGGGTGCCAGTTGATGGCTGCATTGTTCCGCAGGAGGGCTTCTTTCACGGCGGTTGTCTTGATGAACCACGACGTCCGAGCGTAGTACAGGAGAGGTGTGTCACATCTCCAACAGAACGGGTACGTGTGCCGGTGAGTCTCGCTCCGGTAGAGCTTGCCACCCTCCTGTAGCGCTCCGATGATCAGAGGATCTGCATCCTTGACGAACACGCCCTTCCACGGGGTCACCGCGTCGACGAACCGACCCTCGGCGTCCACGAGCTGTACCACCGGAAGGCCGTGCGTCACCGCGGCGGCCATGTCGTCCTCTCCAAATGCGGGCGCGAGATGGACTATCCCCGTGCCTTCCTCGAGGGTGACGAAATCCTCGCTGACCACGAACCACGCCCGCCTGCCAGGATGAGCGAACGGGAAGAGCGGCTCGTATTCCTTTCCCGCGAGGGCCATCCCTGAAAACTCCTCAACCGTCTCGAAATCCTCGCGCACCGCGGCCTCAAGAAGCCCTTTCGCCAGGATGAGCAGCTCGCCGGTGCGAGCGAGCCTTACCTTGACATACGTGAAGTCCTTCGAAACCGCCAATGCCACGTTGGACGGGAGTGTCCATGGCGTTGTGGTCCACACGAGGAAGAACGTGTTGTCCTCGCCCTTGACCCTAAACTTCACGTATACGGACGGGTCCTCGACTTCCGCGTATCCTTGCGCCACCTCGTGGCTGGAAAGGGCGGTGCCGCAACGCGGGCAGTACGGCACGACTTTGTAGCCCTGATAAAGAAGGCCTTTGTCCCATATCTGACGCAACGCCCACCACACTGACTCGATGTAGTCATTGGTGTACGTGACGTACGCGTTGTCGAGGTCGATCCAGAACCCCACGCGCTCAGTCATGCGCTCCCACTCGCGCTTGTACCGGAACACGCTCTCCTTGCACTTCTCGATGAACTTTTCGACCCCATACTCCTCTATGTGCTTCTTGCCGCTTATGCCAAGCTCCTTTTCGATTTCGAGCTCGACCGGCAGTCCGTGCGTGTCCCAGCCGCCTTTCCTGTCCACGTGGTAGCCTGCCATCGTACGGTATCGCGGCACCAAGTCCTTCATGGCCCTTGTCAAGACGTGACCGGGATGCGGCAGAGCGTTCGCCGTCGGCGGGCCCTCGTAGAACACGAATCTCGGGCCGCCTCTGCTCTTCTCCAATGTCTTGTCGAAGATCCCGCCTTCCGTCCAGAACTTCAGAATCTCCTTTTCCATCGCGGGAAAACTCACATCTAGATCCACTTTCCTAAACATCGTCACAAGCCACCTCCGGCACTCTGTTCGTGGACACGCCGCGGCCTGTCCCGCCCCAACCCCAACACCACCTAGAGAAGTGTGGGCATTGCATTGCGATCTAATCCGGAAATCAAAAGCCTCCCGTCCCACATCAAGGGACGGGAGGCAAACCTCCCGCGGTACCACCCGAGTTGGCCGCGTGACATGCGGCCCTCTCACAGGCACAACCCGCCCCGAGACGCGCCCAGGCTCGGGCATGCCCTGCCTCGATATCGGGAGGATCCGGCGGTGTCTACTCTCCACCCGCAAGGAGCTCGGGATTTCGCACCGCAACTCAAGGGTGATTTTCAGCGGCCTCTGAGCCCCGACTCGCACCACACTCGGTTCGCTTCACACCAAAGGCAGCCTACTCTTCCCTCTCATCGCCGTTGATTCTCGTATCGCCTGCGTGCAGCCACGCCACTACTTGAATCGAGTCTACCATAGGAGTTCGGTCGCGTCAACTGCGGTGCGTCGGACCCCTGCGAAGCGGGATTCTCTTTATGAAGGGCAGTTTCGGGGTATCATGTGATACGGTCTTGGGACCCGGCAGAAGGCCCTGACCGCACCTCTCGCACACCTCAGCTCCGTCAGGATTCGCTTCTCCGCAGTTCGGGCACTCGATCACCTCGGGCTCACCTCCCTCTGTGGACCGGGGAAGGCCCCGGTTCCCCCTTATCAATATGCCGGCGGAGCCCTGAGGTGACGACGGTATCACCGGGCCAGTTCAACCTGGATCATGGTTATGACCTTGGTGTCCTGGCCGTTGCCAGCGTAGGTCACTATCTCCGAAGACTCCAGCCTCACCACCCTGCCCGATGCGAGGTGGAACGTTCCCGTGCCCACGTACGTGTAGTCCTTCGAATTCACCCTGCCCTTTCGGGAGATCTCGTACTTGACCTTGAAGGCGTCCTGAGACCCCACGCGCTCGATCCCCTCGAACCTGTATGTGCGCCTCTCGAGCACCAGGCTGCCGCCAGCCGTTGAGTACAGCTCGTCATTCACGGTCCACGTTTCGCCAGGGACCACAGGCCGGTCAGCCAGGATGATCTGAGCGAGCCACAGAGTCTCGACCTGCCGCCCGTCCCACGGTTTAAGGCCTTCTGCTTCAATGATCCGCCCGGTCTTTTCAACCGTGAGATAGTACCTCAAAGGCTCCAGCCTCCTCCCCTCCTTCCCCTCCGGAGTCGAGGTGCCGGAGCACGCCACAGTCTGCCGGATCCTGCCGTCGCCGGTGGGCACGCTTTCCACCTGCACCTCCTCCCTGTAAAGGTTGGTGGTGCGCTTGGATCCGGAGTAGATCGTCTCGCTTATGAGCACCTGGTAGGAAAGAGTCTCACCTTTCCTGGCGTCGTACTGAAGCAGGTACGAAGATGGGCCGGCGGCTTCCGCTCTCCCTTCGCGGTAGACAGGAGCCAAGCCTGTTGCGAGCGCGGTCAGGCCTGCAACTCCCGCGATCAGAATCGTAAGGTGGGCACTATGGCGCCCTGCCAGGGCGCGTCGGCCCCGAGTGCTCTTATACATCGCGGTGTCCCCCTTCGACGGGCCATGGGCCGGCGGGTGACGGCCGAGAACGGATCTCGCGTCCGGACAACCCGCCCTGTACCAGGTCAATTACGCGACCGGACGCACGTTCCCGCTGTCCTGGATTATACAGTACTTCTCATCGTGTGACCAAACTCCTTTTGCGCTCCCGATCGAATCACGTCCCGGGACCGGGTGCGCCGCTTGAGCCGGTCATGACGCGATGTACAGAGAAAAGCCCGCATCGCTCGATGCGGGCAGCCGCCAGACCGACCGGGTCTGCGGCGCGGGTATGAGGTTGGGAGCCGACAACAACATTTCAGAACCGCGCCCGTGCGTGGTAGTGAGTATGCAGAAGCTCGTGGGACCTCTCGCCGAGCGGCCTGCCCAGGAATTCCCTGTAGAGCTCTTGCACAGCCGGGTTGAGGTGGGACTTGCGCAGCGGCATGTGCTTATCCTCTTCGTAAATGGCCGCGATCCTCTTCATCCTCGTCTCATCGTTCGTGGGAATGGGTTGTCCGCCGCCGCCAATGCACCCGCCGGGACACGCCATTATCTCTATGAAATGATAGTCTGCCTCGCCATTGCTTACCCTGTCCAGAAGGCGTCGCGCGTTCCCGAGACCATGAGCAACCGCTACTCGCACGCTCGTCCCGTCCAGGTTCACCTCGGCCTCCTTGACTCCCGCAAGGCCGCGCACAGGCACGAAGTCTATGTTATCGAGCTCGCGGTCCAGCACCACCTCGGACACAGTCCGCAGTGCCGCCTCCATCACGCCACCCGTGACGCCGAAGATAGCGCCCGCCCCCGTGGATATGCCGAGAGGCGGATCGTAGGGCTCTGGGGCGAGAGACTCGAAGTCGATCCCGGCTTCGCGGATCATCCTGCCCAGTTCCCTGGTGGTCAAGACGGCGTCCACGTCAGGGTACCCGCTGGCAGTCATCTCGGGCCTCCTGGCCTCAAACTTCTTCGCTGTGCACGGCATGACCGATACCACGAAGATGTCCTTCGGGTCGATCCCCGACTTCCGCGCGTAGTAGGTCTTCGCCAAGGCGCCGAACATCTGCTGCGGCGACTTGCAAGTGGAAAGGTTCGGCAGGAGGTCCGGATAGAAGTGCTCTACGAACTTGATCCATCCGGGGCTGCACGAGGTGATGAGCGGCAGCTTGCCGCCGTTGCGCAACCGCGCTATGAACTCGTGCCCCTCCTCCATTATCGTGAGATCCGCCGTGAAGTCCGTGTCGAACACCATGTCGAACCCCAGCCTGCGCAGGGCCGCGGTGAGCTGCCCGGTCACCCGGCTTCCCGGTCCAAGCCCGCACTCTTCACCGATGCTCGCTCGTATGGCGGGTGCCGTCTGCACCACGACGTGCTTCGAAGGATCCGCGATCGCCGCCCACACCGCTTCGGTCTCGTCGCGCTCTTTCAGCGCCCCCGTCGGGCAGACAAGAACGCACTGGCCGCAGAGCGCACACACGGCGTTCATGAGCTCGTCCCCGAACGCAGGGGCGATCATCGTCCCAAAGCCCCTGTCGTTGGGGGCAAGTGCACAGACTGTCTGCACCTTCTGACACACGCTCATGCAGCGCCGACAAAGGATGCACTTGTTCGGATCGCGCACGATCGAAGGAGTGGATGCGTCCACCTTGAACTGGGCCCGTTCGCCCTGATACTCGATATCCCGTATGCCGAACCGATCGGCGAGCGCTTGCAGCTCGCAGTTCCCGTTCCTCTCGCAGGTAAGGCACTCGAAAGGATGATTCGATAGGATCAGCTCAAGCACCATCCGCCTTGCCTCGCGCACGGCCGGGGTGTTCGTGTGGACCGACATTCCCTCACCTGCAGGAGTGACGCACGATGCCTGCAGGGACTTCGCCCCATCGATTTCGACAACGCACACCCTGCATACTCCGACGGCGTTCACGTCCTTCAGGTAGCACAACGTCGGCACGTCGATTCCCGCCGCCCTCGCAGCGTCCAGGACGGTGGAGCCTTTGGGGACCTCCACCTTGCGACCGTCAACTGTGAGAGTGATCATATCCATCCTGGTTCACGCTCCATTCTTCAGTCCTTCACGTCGCACCGCAGGCACCGCGACGCCTCATAGAGAGCGGCCGCTTCAGAGAGTCTGGATACGACCTCGTCGAAGCTGCCCTTCCTGTCGGCGACCGGCAGGTGTTCAGGATGCTGGCGCATCATGCGCTCCTCGTGGATCTCCCCGGCGAGCTCTCTGCCAAGGTCACGGCTTACGGGAATCTCGCCCGTGCCGCCGAGGAACTTGTCGATTTCCTGAGCGGCGCGCCTGCCATCGGCTATCGCCTGAATCACTGTGTCCGGACCGTTCACGCAGTCTCCGCCGGCGAA from Bacillota bacterium includes:
- a CDS encoding TlpA family protein disulfide reductase gives rise to the protein MRTKRMLLLIGILLITGTVGYVVTNRPQGTGIGPSPSTGEGGLAPNFTLRALDGTEVSLASYRDKAVAVVNFWATWCPPCREEIPDLVGFHDDFKDKGVVVLAVNLREPEDHVRDFAKDAQMDFPIVCDFSGDVANAYEVEAIPTTVIVDRSGTIRSRIVGMTSRAELEEIVKPLL
- the panB gene encoding 3-methyl-2-oxobutanoate hydroxymethyltransferase; protein product: MAKKTVLDFVDMKRKGEKITFLTAYDFPIASFAEKAGIDMLLVGDSLGMVVYGLPGTIPVTMDEMIIHSRAVRRGAPNTFVIGDMPFMSYQSSVEKAVENAGRFLKEAQMDAIKLEGGRRVISQIKAIVDAGIPVMGHIGLTPQSSGQLGGFKAQGRTAEAARELVLDAMAIQEAGAFALLLEAIPPEVGEAITKRLSIPVLGIGAGLQCDGQLLINGDMLGLVEAFTPKFVKKYANLAEVITAAISEYVRDVRELKFPEEKHTYKMKEGEPDKLAEFLKSLDNR
- a CDS encoding Ig-like domain-containing protein, which codes for MPKSVRFSAAVALVLALVWTLTTNEITLAGDSDPQSKAPRVVQVYPSDGMQHVPVDTAIHIVFSESMDEASAMRAVTISPAPELAFPASWQFLNNKTIMVVIPAKPLRYSTTYRITVSGSARDSQGTEMGQDYSWSFTTTKSPPAPVAVPANGGFAAGGLAGWSWSHSEAAGSRAASWSVVADGQREHVLRITRPPTFEMGSCAIEQRIDAEVPASGLVFLSFDLRLDDYTLKEYTTASTYPLKVILTYLDRNRVEHSFVKAYYFHLPSEGGIDSFAEFVELGRWTSRSYNLSVLVPRPVVLKSLRFECSGWAWTTLLDDVKLVW
- the yfcE gene encoding phosphodiesterase — translated: MRLGVISDTHGSLTAWERALAVIGKVDVLLHAGDVLYHGPRNPLPQGHDAKSLAEAINAYEGRLVVARGNCDADIDQLVLDVPIQAPYALVVVEHRYILVHHGHLASGADMVSLMRRYRADLVVTGHTHVPVIERPAGEEGGLILNPGSPALPKTGDRRGTVAVVDDRTVRILHIDDGTELASCHW
- a CDS encoding NUDIX domain-containing protein, whose amino-acid sequence is MSELGRKHEVSAGVVVFRGDRVLVIKNRFGEWVLPKGRVEPGETPEVAALREVEEETGVRAEILGSAGTSEYTYASEGTGEPVDKVVYWFLGRETTPTGGDGLAGDVQPTPQWEEGITAACFLPWQHAADLLKYDGALVRVAASRVL
- the ileS gene encoding isoleucine--tRNA ligase, producing MFRKVDLDVSFPAMEKEILKFWTEGGIFDKTLEKSRGGPRFVFYEGPPTANALPHPGHVLTRAMKDLVPRYRTMAGYHVDRKGGWDTHGLPVELEIEKELGISGKKHIEEYGVEKFIEKCKESVFRYKREWERMTERVGFWIDLDNAYVTYTNDYIESVWWALRQIWDKGLLYQGYKVVPYCPRCGTALSSHEVAQGYAEVEDPSVYVKFRVKGEDNTFFLVWTTTPWTLPSNVALAVSKDFTYVKVRLARTGELLILAKGLLEAAVREDFETVEEFSGMALAGKEYEPLFPFAHPGRRAWFVVSEDFVTLEEGTGIVHLAPAFGEDDMAAAVTHGLPVVQLVDAEGRFVDAVTPWKGVFVKDADPLIIGALQEGGKLYRSETHRHTYPFCWRCDTPLLYYARTSWFIKTTAVKEALLRNNAAINWHPEYVKDGRMGNFLENVIDWAVSRERYWGTPLPIWICERCGKQHCVGSVAELKEMATLLPERLELHRPYIDQVELRCPECNGTMRRTREVIDAWFDSGSMPFAQWHYPFENKEEFERHFPADFICEAIDQTRGWFYTLLVISTLLFERPPYRNVLVLGHILDSEGQKMSKRKGNVVDTWEVFDTYGADAFRWYLYTVNPPWNPTRFYMDAVGESQRRFLSTLRNVYSFYVLYANVDGFDPAQHELAVERRSLLDKWVISRFNVLARKVRSELDAYNITSAARAIEEFVDDLSNWYVRRSRRRYWGPEMDDDKVAAYLTLHEMLVGVAKLLAPFTPFVAEEIYRNLEGERGRGAPESVHLCDYPECDPAFVDPELERDMDFARKIVTLGRAARNKVNIKNRQPLSEMAVVAGDPVGARAVAALEDIIRDELNVKAVRAASDTRKFVSFKVKPRYDLLGPKHGRLVKEIVSALSSMDPEEVVDAMERRGEIQVCAGGSRVTVTRDEVSVETVEKEGYAVESEGGVAVALNTELTRDLVMEGLAREMVNKIQTTRKEADFNIEDRIRTVFWADADVREACEVHRDYLMEETLSEELEFGGEVAAARTCGELTREWDVNGHDVVISVERKQRGARTREGAREPSSCPQGAGAEHE
- a CDS encoding zinc-ribbon domain-containing protein; amino-acid sequence: MIECPNCGEANPDGAEVCERCGQGLLPGPKTVSHDTPKLPFIKRIPLRRGPTHRS
- a CDS encoding NADH-dependent [FeFe] hydrogenase, group A6; protein product: MDMITLTVDGRKVEVPKGSTVLDAARAAGIDVPTLCYLKDVNAVGVCRVCVVEIDGAKSLQASCVTPAGEGMSVHTNTPAVREARRMVLELILSNHPFECLTCERNGNCELQALADRFGIRDIEYQGERAQFKVDASTPSIVRDPNKCILCRRCMSVCQKVQTVCALAPNDRGFGTMIAPAFGDELMNAVCALCGQCVLVCPTGALKERDETEAVWAAIADPSKHVVVQTAPAIRASIGEECGLGPGSRVTGQLTAALRRLGFDMVFDTDFTADLTIMEEGHEFIARLRNGGKLPLITSCSPGWIKFVEHFYPDLLPNLSTCKSPQQMFGALAKTYYARKSGIDPKDIFVVSVMPCTAKKFEARRPEMTASGYPDVDAVLTTRELGRMIREAGIDFESLAPEPYDPPLGISTGAGAIFGVTGGVMEAALRTVSEVVLDRELDNIDFVPVRGLAGVKEAEVNLDGTSVRVAVAHGLGNARRLLDRVSNGEADYHFIEIMACPGGCIGGGGQPIPTNDETRMKRIAAIYEEDKHMPLRKSHLNPAVQELYREFLGRPLGERSHELLHTHYHARARF